The proteins below are encoded in one region of Glandiceps talaboti chromosome 17, keGlaTala1.1, whole genome shotgun sequence:
- the LOC144448293 gene encoding S-adenosylmethionine-dependent methyltransferase Rv2258c-like, with protein MASKEAKPETNEEFKSRIHGVLSSGFLSIGLAIGSAAGLFQTMSRLGEPKTSSEIAREANKKERYVREWLAGMVTGRIIDYNPEEETYFISPSRLDCLLGGQAHANVSRLVQMVPGMCEAYNDVLHCMDPEGPSGVPYSAYKSFSRLMNEISITRFSGSVPDFIRDMDDVMANLESGISVCDIGCGKGTAILELAKAFPKSTFYGIDFAEAEMQEAQLKAAELKLSNLTYCCYDAAKLPSDWSEKFKLLLSIDSIHDQARPDLALEECYRVLKSEGYFIVIDVDSHTKLSDNLDNPGASIFYVASLMHCMPVSLYFDGGFGLGNMWGMEKAVSMFEDAKFTCERHFHLEGTAERVFVCRKILK; from the exons ATGGCATCAAAAGAAGCAAAACCAGAAACGAATGAGGAGTTTAAGAGTAGAATCCATGGGGTGTTGTCATCAGGGTTCCTAAGTATTGGCCTAGCAATTGGTTCAGCAGCAGGTCTGTTTCAAACTATGTCGAGGCTTGGGGAACCGAAAACGTCCAGTGAAATTGCACGAGAAGCTAACAAGAAAGAAAG ATATGTACGAGAGTGGCTTGCAGGCATGGTCACTGGGAGAATCATTGACTACAACCCTGAGGAAGAAACTTATTTTATATCTCCATCACGTTTGGACTGTCTCCTTGGGGGACAAGCACACGCAAATGTTTCCAGATTAGTGCAAATGGTGCCTGGAATGTGTGAAGCTTATAACGATGTTTTACATTGTATGGATCCTGAAGGACCTAGTG GTGTTCCTTATTCTGCTTATAAGAGTTTTAGTCGTTTAATGAACGAAATCTCAATTACCAGATTTTCTGGCAGTGTTCCTGACTTCATTAGAGATATGGATGACGTCATGGCAAACTTAG AATCTGGTATCAGTGTCTGTGATATTGGATGTGGCAAGGGTACAGCTATTCTCGAATTAGCGAAAGCATTCCCAAAGAGCACCTTCTATGGCATAGACTTCGCTGAAGCAGAAATGCAGGAAGCACAGTTGAAGGCAGCTGAGTTAAAGCTTTCAAATCTGACCTATTGCTGTTACGATGCTGCCAAGCTTCCCTCTGATTGGTCAGAAAAATTCAAGCTTCTGCTATCTATTGATTCAATTCACGACCAGGCTCGTCCTGATTTGGCATTGGAAGAGTGTTATAGAGTGCTCAAGAGTGAAGGGTATTTCATTGTGATAGATGTTGATAGCCACACTAAGTTATCCGATAATTTAGATAACCCAGGAgcttctattttttatgttgCCAGTTTGATGCATTGTATGCCAGTGTCTTTATACTTTGATGGTGGCTTTGGTCTAGGCAACATGTGGGGAATGGAGAAAGCAGTTTCCATGTTTGAAGACGCAAAATTCACTTGTGAACGGCATTTTCACCTGGAAGGCACTGCAGAGAGAGTTTTTGTGtgtagaaaaatattgaaataa